The following are encoded in a window of Sparus aurata unplaced genomic scaffold, fSpaAur1.1, whole genome shotgun sequence genomic DNA:
- the LOC115577952 gene encoding zinc finger protein 391-like, which translates to MIDVIMTQISCSPSGPAGFAVRRSARSGTPCVCLRPRWSLCSAQRRTMCGAVQLLRVSVHERMSAAAEDFLLQVEKGEEAAEIPALRAKLTERLTAAAEEIVALLEETVAEYEDRVERSEREICRQRRLLDAVLKPQVKLHRAECPADVQQLLGSKDEVPPEQQECSSSLDQEEPEPPHIKEEQEELWTNQEEDDVTRFTFTVKSEDEDDEEYRQSQPDEFRETEAQASSSAELMEADANGEDCGEPEPARTSDPDRHLQPVSEDNSLDSTETDDSDCDWTETDKQPSVTEGQSSETPDVGTSVKERPFPCSYCGKRFSLKGNLNRHIRDHTGERPFPCTGCDKSFKDSGSLTAHMRCHTGEQPYSCLFCGKNFSGRGNMTRHMRIHTGEKPFTCSVCNKSFHVKEHLNRHMKYHTGEKPFSCSICGKGCAQKTDLKKHMRVHTGEKPFSCPFCGKCCAEKGDLTKHMRVHTGEKPFSCNICGKSCAQKGSLKIHMRVHTGEKPFSCSVCGKRFTVTGHLKRHMKLHTADSQGAESTAKGQQEVDAVEPSNTS; encoded by the exons ATGATCGACGTCATCATgactcagatcagctgttctccCTCCGGTCCAGCAGGGTTCGCTGTTCGCCGCTCCGCTCGGAGCGGaactccgtgtgtgtgtttacgtccCCGCTGGTCTCTTTGTTCGGCCCAGAGGAGGACGATGTGCGGGGCCGTGCAGCTGCTGCGGGTGTCGGTCCATGAGCGGATGAGCGCCGCCGCTGAAGACTTTCTGCTGCAGGtggaaaaaggagaagaagcgGCTGAAATCCCGGCGCTGAGAGCGAAGCTCACCGAGCGGCTGACGGCGGCTGCGGAGGAGATCGTCGCTCTGCTGGAGGAAACCGTGGCGGAGTACGAAGACAGAGTGGAGCGGTCAGAGCGGGAGATCTGCCGCCAGAGGAGGCTGCTCGATGCCGTGCTGAAGCCCCAAGtgaagctgcacagagcag agtgtcctgcagatgtccagcagctgttgggGAGTAAAGATGAGGTTCCgcctgagcagcaggagtgcagctccagtctggaccaggaggaaccagaacccccacacattaaagaggaacaggaggagctctggaccaatcaggaggaggatgatgtcaCCAGGTTCACCTTCACTGTGAAGAGTGAAGACGAAGATGATGAAGAGTATCGTCAGAGTCAGCCTGACGAGTTCAGAGAGACTGAAGCTCAAGCCAGCAGCTCAGCTGAACTCATGGAGGCAGACGCCAatggagaggactgtggagaACCAGAACCTGCCAGGACCTCTGATCCAGATCGACATTTACAACCTGTCAGTGAGGATAATTCTCTGGACTCAACTGAAACTGATGACAGTGATTGTGAttggacagaaacagacaaacagccgTCTGTTACAGAAGGTCAGAGCAGCGAAACTCCTGATGTTGGAACTTCAGTGAAGGAGCGACCGTTTCCCTGCTCGTACTGCGGGAAAAGATTCAGTCTGAAGGGAAACCTGAACAGACACATAAGAGACCACACAGGCGAGAGGCCGTTTCCTTGTACAGGTTGTGATAAATCGTTTAAAGACAGTGGGTCGCTGACGGCACACATGAGGTGTCACACCGGCGAGCAGCCGTACAGCTGCTTGTTCTGTGGGAAGAACTTCAGCGGGAGGGGAAACATGACGAGACACATGAGgatccacacaggagagaagccCTTCACCTGCTCCGTCTGCAACAAGAGCTTCCACGTCAAAGAACACCTGAACAGACACATGAAGTAccacacaggggagaaaccCTTCAGCTGCTCCATCTGCGGGAAAGGCTGTGCTCAGAAAACAGACCTGAAGaaacacatgagagtccacacaggagagaaacccttCAGCTGTCCCTTCTGTGGGAAGTGCTGCGCTGAGAAAGGAGACTTGACCAAACACATGAGAGTTCACACGGGAGAGAAACCCTTCAGCTGCAACATCTGCGGGAAGAGTTGTGCCCAGAAGGGAAGTCTGAAGAtccacatgagagtccacaccgGAGAGAAACCCTTCAGCTGCTCCGTCTGCGGGAAACGCTTCACCGTCACAGGACatctgaagagacacatgaaGCTGCACACGGCCGACAGTCAGGGGGCGGAGTCTACAGCCAAAGGACAGCAGGAAGTGGACGCTGTGGAACCATCGAACACGTCATGA
- the LOC115577949 gene encoding zinc finger protein 431-like produces the protein MCGAVQLLRVSVHERMSAAAEDFLLQVEKGEEAAEIPALRAKLTERLTAAAEEIVALLEETVAEYEDRVERSEREICRQRRLLDAVLKPQVKLHRAGQSRRGARSQPNRAERGTHVPSVCDVRGRYVQRSVSKEEVPPEQQECSSSLDQEEPEPPHIKEEQEELWTNQEEADVTRFTFTAVPVKSEDDEEKPLSSQMETEADGEDCAGPEPARTSNPDPETDDRTTEFSVAEVEVSCDDWDETREPRSGLNLHEGRRFQKPFSCSECGKTFIRTGLLETHMRTHAVERPLSCSVCGKKYTIYRYLLRHMAVHDVERRSRQCDKTECDRRLCYSHHLKKDALSEDSLFSCSVCGRKFTQRGYLTQHMARHTGNVRFRCCVCDKRFAWRHELKSHKCVGESSDLHQQDGEAEPQADGDDCSGSDSDNKTSDSSEAETEVKDDDWREPQSGFNSATDTDVPVSDSSTEKKSFICFECGKTFSGEENLKTHMGTHAGEKPFSCSYCEKGFPQRDYLTSHGTVQTEEKRFLYCVCGKRFAWCYNLKNKCVSETSQTDEDREPPACSSKPSDSYNETLRFTAGLNSPTHPVTEGGAAERPFSCLQCAKTFRRKKNLQEHLRIHTGEKPYGCSVCMKYFSCSGSLRKHLRIHTGEKPFSCSVCGNRFTESGHLKVHMRTHTGEKPFSCSVCGKSFTWRQSFNNHMKYHTETVRETI, from the exons ATGTGCGGGGCCGTGCAGCTGCTGCGGGTGTCGGTCCATGAGCGGATGAGCGCCGCCGCTGAAGACTTTCTGCTGCAGGtggaaaaaggagaagaagcgGCTGAAATCCCGGCGCTGAGAGCGAAGCTCACCGAGCGGCTGACGGCGGCTGCGGAGGAGATCGTCGCTCTGCTGGAGGAAACCGTGGCGGAGTACGAAGACAGAGTGGAGCGGTCAGAGCGGGAGATCTGCCGCCAGAGGAGGCTGCTCGATGCCGTGCTGAAGCCCCAAGtgaagctgcacagagcaggtCAGTCCCGGAGAGGAGCCCGGAGCCAGCCGAACCGAGCCGAGAGAGGAACTCATGTTCCGTCAGTCTGTGACGTCAGAGGGCGAT ACGTCCAGCGGTCGGTGAGCAAAGAAGAAGTTCCccctgagcagcaggagtgcagctccagtctggaccaggaggaaccagaacccccacacattaaagaggaacaggaggagctcTGGACCAATCAGGAGGAGGCTGATGTCACCAGGTTCACCTTCACTGCTGTCCCTGTGAAgagtgaagatgatgaagagaaacctctgtcctcacagatggagacagaagctgatggagaggactgtgcaggaccagaaccagccaggaCCTCAAATCCAGATCCTGAGACTGACGACAGGACGACAGAGTTTTCTGTGGCTGAGGTTGAGGTCAGTTGTGATGACTGGGACGAGACCAGAGAACCTCGGTCAGGTTTAAACTTGCATGAAGGCCGGAGGTTTCAGAAACCTTtcagctgctctgaatgtggtaaaacATTCATCAGAACTGGACTTCTGGAGACACACATGAGGACCCACGCAGTAGAGAGACCATTGAGTTGCTCTGTGTGTGGAAAGAAATACACAATCTACAGATACCTGCTGCGACACATGGCCGTGCACGACGTGGAGAGACGAAGCCGTCAGTGTGATAAGACTGAGTGTGACAGGAGACTCTGCTACAGTCACCATTTGAAGAAAGACGCTCTCTCAGAGGACAGTCTGTTCAGCTGCTCCGTCTGTGGAAGAAAGTTCACACAGCGAGGATATCTGACGCAGCACATGGCGCGGCACACAGGCAACGTACGATTCCGCTGCTGCGTTTGTGACAAAAGATTTGCCTGGCGTCACGAGCTCAAGAGCCACAAGTGTGTCGGTGAGTCATCAGATCTTcatcagcaggacggagaggcaGAACCTCAAGCTGATGGAGACGACTGCTCAGGATCAGACTCTGATAACAAGACTTCAGACTCCTCTGAAGCTGAGACTGAGGTCAAAGATGACGACTGGAGGGAACCTCAGTCAGGTTTCAACTCTGCGACGGACACCGACGTCCCTGTGAGCGACAGCAGCACTGAGAAGAAATCCTTCATCTGCTTCGAGTGCGGCAAAACGTTTAGTGGTGAGGAGAATCTGAAGACTCACATGGGAACTCAcgcaggagagaaaccattcagcTGCTCATACTGCGAGAAGGGGTTTCCACAAAGAGACTACCTGACAAGCCACGGGACAGTCCAAACGGAGGAGAAACGGTTCCTTTACTGTGTCTGTGGAAAAAGATTTGCTTGGTGTTACAATCTAAAAAACAAGTGTGTCAGCGAGACGAGTCAGACTGATGAGGACAGAGAGCCTCCGGCCTGCAGCTCCAAACCTTCAGACTCTTATAATGAGACTCTGAGATTCACTGCGGGTCTGAACTCTCCAACACACCCCGTCACTGAAGGCGGCGCTGCAGAGAGACCGTTCAGCTGCTTGCAGTGCGCCAAAACATTTCGCCGCAAGAAGAACCTGCAGGAGCAcctgagaatccacacaggagagaaaccgtatGGCTGTTCTGTGTGTATGAAATATTTTTCCTGCAGTGGATCCTTAAGAAAACAcctgagaatccacacaggagagaaaccgttcagctgctctgtgtgcgGGAACAGATTCACTGAGAGTGGACATCTGAAGGTGCACATGAGAACACACAccggagagaaaccgttcagctGTTCAGTCTGTGGGAAAAGTTTCACTTGGAGGCAAAGTTTCAACAATCACATGAAAtatcacacagaaacagtcaGAGAGACAATCTAG
- the LOC115577951 gene encoding gastrula zinc finger protein XlCGF57.1-like — protein MDSELKLLHVQIKAEAKPRAEDLPSGVRKVIVGEEEQQDWSSSLDHLEPEPPHIKEEQEELWTDQEEDDVTRFTFTAVPVKSEDDDEEKPLSSQMETEADGEDCGGPEPARNSDPDPETDDSSETEVSEGDWEETREPQAGSNSVINNEVTVGDLTVERSFSCSECGQRFGRKPHLNAHMRIHTGEKPFSCSFCGKRFSQKGNSISHMRLHTGEKPFSCSVCKKQFRYSGDVSRHMRIHTGKKKKSNISDTINGKIHTGPEPARKSDRDRHLQPVTDDKTSEPETEDRDDGWKDSRELEPGVDTLNTDEISVSDMRCNPDKETFSCSSCGRTFCRRDHLMSHMRTHTGEKPFSCSVCQKRFSCSGNILAHMRIHTGEKPFECSFCGKSFSQKGTLQLHERIHTGEKPFSCPFCDKRFAHKRRMTLHMSVHTEEKRFSCSACDKRFTWYTQLKTHKCVGESSQLRQTEKKVPNKEAFSCTDCGKKFSLKGNLKTHMRIHTGEKPFSCSVCGKSFKQNVHLTEHMTIHTGEKLYKCSACGKGFNKKLLVRNHTCI, from the exons ATGGACTCAGAGCTCAAACTGCTGCACGTCCAGATAAAAGCTGAAGCGAAGCCTCGAGCTGAAG atTTACCTTCAGGAGTGCGAAAAGTGATTGTTGgtgaagaagagcagcaggactggagctccagtctggaccatctggaaccagaacctccacacattaaagaggaacaggaggagctcTGGACTgatcaggaggaggatgatgtcaCCAGGTTCACCTTCACTGCTGTCCCTGTGAAgagtgaagatgatgatgaggagaaaCCTCTGTCctcacagatggagacagaagctgatggagaggactgtggaggaccagaaccagccaggaacTCTGATCCAGATCCTGAGACTGACGACTCTTCTGAGACTGAAGTGAGTGAAGGTGACTGGGAGGAGACCAGAGAACCTCAGGCTGGTTCAAACTCTGTGATCAATAATGAAGTGACTGTTGGTGATCTCACAGTCGAGAGGTCGTtcagctgctctgaatgtggtcaAAGATTTGGACGCAAGCCGCATCTGAATGCACACATGAGAATTCACAcgggagagaaaccgttcagttgctCTTTCTGCGGTAAAAGATTTTCGCAGAAGGGAAACTCGATTAGTCACATGAGActtcacactggagagaaaccgttcagctGCTCCGTCTGTAAGAAACAGTTCAGATACAGTGGAGACGTCAGCAgacacatgagaatccacacagggaagaaaaagaaatcaaacatcAGTGACACGATCAATGGAAAAATTCACacaggaccagaaccagccaggaaGTCAGACCGAGATCGACATCTACAGCCAGTTACTGATGATAAAACTTCAGAACCAGAGACTGAAGACAGAGATGATGGGTGGAAGGACAGCAGGGAACTTGAGCCAGGTGTCGACACTCTGAACACTGATGAAATCTCTGTGAGCGATATGAGATGTAATCCTGACAAAGAAACGTTCAGCTGCTCCAGTTGTGGCAGAACTTTCTGCCGCCGGGATCATCTGATGAGCCATATGAGGAcgcacacaggagagaaacccttCAGCTGCTCCGTGTGTCAGAAACGTTTCAGCTGCAGCGGAAACATTTTGGCCCACATgaggattcacacaggagagaaaccatttgaaTGTTCATTTTGTGGCAAAAGCTTCAGCCAGAAGGGAACTTTACAGCTTCACGAGAGAATTCACACgggagagaaaccattcagcTGCCCGTTCTGTGACAAAAGGTTTGCTCATAAAAGACGCATGACGTTGCACATGTCTGTCCACACGGAGGAGAAACGCTTCAGCTGCAGTGCTTGTGACAAAAGATTCACTTGGTACACGCAGCTCAAAACCCACAAGTGTGTTGGTGAGTCCTCACAGCTCCGTCAAACTGAGAAAAAGGTTCCTAACAAGGAAGCGTTCAGCTGCACTGACTGTGGTAAAAAGTTCAGCCTGAAGGGAAATCTGAAGACACACATGAGGATTCACAccggagagaaaccgttcagctGCTCAGTCTGTGGCAAAAGTTTTAAGCAGAACGTTCATCTGACGGAGCACATGACGATTCACACGGGAGAGAAACTCTATAAATGCAGCGCTTGTGGAAAAGGATTCAATAAGAAGTTACTGGTCAGAAACCACACGTGTATTTAA